The Dokdonella sp. nucleotide sequence GCAACTCGCCCTGATAGGTGATGGCGGTGCCCAACGGCGCAGCGGACAGGTTGCCGATGGTGGCGGTAGCCAGGACTGCCAGCATTGCGAAACGGATGCAGGTGTTCATCTCGGTCTTCCTCTCAGGGTTCGAATCCATTGGCGAAAATCAGGTCACCGGTCGATAGCGGCGATGCCCAGAACCCGCCGTGCACGGTGTAGGTGCCGCTGCCGGCCTGGCCGGGATCGGGCTGGCCGATCGTGCCGGTGAGGGCATACGCCCCTCCGGTCGAGTAGCCTCCGCCGGTGTCGATGGTGCTGCGACGGATGCTGAACTCGCCGCCAGACTGTGCCGCGACCACGGCGGCGGATGCCGCCAGCGTGGCCGCCAGGGCAAGACAAGGTTGTCTCATCTGCTGTGTCCTCCATCCCCGGCTGCACCCGCCCGATTGCGGAAGCGTGTGGGGATGACGGCCAGCCTGTGGCTACCGGCGGGGCCGATCTTGAAGAATCCTTGATGGATTCCTGAATTCGCTTGATGAACCGGGAAAACTACCCGATAGGTTGACGGCGCCTGCGAGGAAGGCTTCTGGCACTTCATCCACCGCCCGGGTAACGGCGAGGGGATCAAAAACGCCGGCCCGGATCGAAGGAGGCCGCATTGGCCACCCCCACCTTCACGATGGTGAACCCGGCCAACGCCAGGCGGCTTCCGGCGCGTTCGACGAAATCGGCGTGGAAGTCGACGCTCACCACCTCGCGAACCAGATTGCAGGTGGTGACGTCAATGGAAATGACCCGCTTGAGGCGTTGCGCCCAGGTCATCGCGCGGCACTGCTCCTCGGGGCTGCGCGGCTCCTCGTTGACGCTGACCTCAACCGGTGTGGCATCGGTCGCAGGCCGCTTGCCTCACCCCGAGGGTGTCCGTTGTGCGCGCAGGTTCGCATTCGGCGCAAACACGTCATGCAAGCGGGCGAGATGCGCACGTGAAGCAGCTCTACATCTGGCGCAAACGGGCGGCCTGATCCGCAGCGTGTGATTCCTGCACTTGCACCGACACCGCCCGCCTGTCAGCGTGCGCGTTGCGATGAAGCATTGGATTCCCACATGCGCCTGACCCTCCTGATCATGGGTCTGCTGCCCGCCTGCGTGTTCGCTGCGAATTGCGTGCGGCCCGGCGATTCGGTGTTCGCCTCCAGCTTCGATATTCCCGCGCAACGGGCCTTCTATGTCGCCAGCAACGGTAGCAATGGCGCCGACGGCAGCCTGGCCACGCCCTGGCGCACGATCCAGCATGGCATCGACGTGGCCCAGGCCGGCGACCTCGTGTGCGTGCGCGGCGGCATCTACAACGAACTGGTGAGCATGACCCGCTCCGGCTCGCTCGCCGCCGGACCCATCGTGCTGCAATCGGTGCCGGGCGAGACCGCGATCATCGACGGCACCGGCCTGCCGATCCCCGATGGCCAATACGGACTGGTCACCCTGATCGATGTCAGCCATGTCAGCGTGCAGGGCCTGGAACTGCGCAACTACACGACGGCCTCGACCGCGCTGGTTCCGATCGGCATGTACGTGACCGGCGCCGGCACCCGCATCCGCCTGCTCGACAACCACATCCACGCCATCCGCAACACCGGCAACGGCTGCGCCGCCAATGCCTTCGGTCTCAAGGTGGATGGCACGCGCGCGCCGCAATCGATCAACGACCTCATCATCGCCGGCAACGACATCCATGACCTCGTGCTCGGTTGCAGCGAATCCTTCTCCCTGGATGGCAACGTGGAGAACTGGATCATCAGCAACAACCGCGTGCACGACACCAACAACATCGGCATCGGCGCGATCGGCTTTGAAGGTGTTGCCCCGAACCCGGCCTTCGACCAGGCCCGCGACGGCCTCATCGTCGGCAACCATGTCTACAACATCAGCTCGTTCGGCAACCCGGCCTATGGCAACGAGTACGCCGCCGATGGCATTTATGTCGACGGCGGCAAGCGCATCACCATCGAGCACAACCGCATCCATCATGTCGATATCGGCATCGAGGTGGCCAGTGAACATGCCGGGCGCACCAGCAGCGAAGTGATCGTGCGCAACAATCTGGTCTATTCCGGCAATTCGGCCGGCATTTCGATCGGCGGGTATGACGCCAGCGTCGGTGGCAGCACGGCCGTCGAAATCTACGGCAACACGCTCGTGCGCAACGACCAGGCCGGCACCGGCTCCGGTGAATTCCAGATCCAGTACCACGCGACCAACAACCGCTTCGCCAACAACATCCTGTACGCCAGCAGCGACGGCGTGCTGATCAGCGCCTACACCGGCGACACACCCGCACCCGCCATCCTCAACCACAACCTGTACTGGACCGATTCCGGCAGCACACCCGCCTGGACCTGGCTCGGCACCGAGTACAACACCCTGGCCAGCTATCGCAGCGCTTCCGGCCAGGACGGCGCATCGCTCTTCGACAATCCCGACTTTTTCGACCTGGTCGCACCCGACCTGCGCCTGCAAACCGGCTCACCCGGAATCAATGCCGGCAGCGATCCAGGCAACGGCCTCGCCGGCCTCCTCGACTTCGCCGGCCTCCCACGCATCCAGGGCGCCGCCATCGACATCGGCGCGCACGAACGCTGACGTGCCTGGGCGGCTCCGTGCAGCTCAGCCGCGACCGCTATCCAGCGGCGCGCGAAGCGGGCCGTGAAGTGGGAGGGTTTGGAACTTCAACCGGCCTTTCCGGGCGGCCTGGCGGATAGGCGGCAGTCGTGCAAGCGTCGGTCCTGGCACCGAATCGGACGTTCACGCGCTGGATTTCGGCATCTCGGGGCCGCGCATCGGCGCCATCCAGGTGAGCGAGCCGGCGAAGGCGAGCGCGCAGCCCGCGATCATGAGGTGGATGATCGATTGCATGACGAAACCGCGTGACCCAGGTGCGGCCCGCCGGAGCCGGCGCTGCGCGGTGCTCACGGTTCGGCCAACCCCAGTCGCGTGGCGAGCCGCTCGGCCGCTGCGCGGCTGACTTCGTGCGCCAGCAGCGTTTCGCGCAACACCGGCAGCGCCGCATGCAACAACTCTCGCGCGCCCACGCGGTCGCCCTGGCGCAGGCGGATGCCTGCCAGTTCGCTGCGCGCGATCGCGAGGTCGACCGGCGCCGTATCGGCACGCTCGAAACCCGCGACCGCGGCGGCCTGTTCCTGGTCGGCGCGTTCGAGGTCGCCCATGTCCATGGCAAACGCCGCGCGTGCGCGGTGTATGTGCAGGAACAGCGGATGCTCGGGCGGGACCAGCGCCTGCCACAGGCGCGTCACCTCCTCCAGCATGGGCAGGCCGCGATCGGGCCGATGCATCTGCCGCGCAAGCACGACCAGTTGCCAGGTGAGCATCGCGTACTCGGCCGAGTCCACGCCGTCGATGCGCGCGGAATCGGCGCGCAACCGGGTCAACATTTCCAGCGCGCGGGCGTGTTCACCGGCCAGGCCAAGGGTGCGGGCCTGTGCGCGCAAGGCCCGTCGGCGCGCCTGGTGGTCGGCGGCGAGCCCGGCCTGGTCGAACACCGCCAGTGCCTCGCGGTACAGCGGTTTGGCCGCGGCATAGTCACCCGCGCTTTCCAGCACGCCGGCGCTGTTCAACAGGCCGATGGCCTCGTCCTGGGTGCCCTGGATGCCGACATCGAGGCGGAACCGTTCCGACTGGGCCAGCTGTTCGGCAGCTTCGCGGTAGCGGCCCAGGTCGTTGAGCGCGAGCGCGAGCTCGTTGGTCAGGTACATCATGCGCACGCCACCGGGATCGACCACGCGCGCATGCAGCGCAATGGCCTCACGCAGCAGCGTGGCGGCGGCGTTGGCGTCGCCGGAGGTGCGCAGCGCGACCGCCTTGGCCAGCAGCAGCCCCACGCGCGAGGGCGCATCCTTGGGGCGTTGTGCGGCCAGCCGTGCGAGCGCGGCATCGGCCACCGCCAGCGCGAGCGCGGGGTCTCCGGCCGTGGCACTGAGTGACGCCAGGTTCTGGGCGATGTCCACTTGCAGTTCCAGCGGCAAGGCCGCGGTTTCGCTGGCCGAACCCAGTGCCTCGCGCAGCAGCGGGATCGCCGCCTCGTCCTTGCCGTCGCGGTGCTCGATGATGGCCAGGTTGGCGAGGCTGCGCGCGCGTTCGCTGCGCTCACCCGGTGCGAAGCGCTCGCGCCATTGGGCAGCCTGCTGCGCCGCTGCGCGGGCACCGGCGATGTCGCCGGTGATACCGCGCTGGTTGGCCAGGGTGTCGAGGTCGCCGGCCAGTTCCAGCGCCTCGGCGCGATCGGTGGGCACGAGCCCATGCAGGCCCGCGCGCATCAATTCCGCGGCGCGCACCGACTCGCCCAGTTCGCCGTACAGCGACGCGAGCAGGCGCTGCATCGATTGCACCAGTACCGCATCGTCGCGTTGCGCGAGCTCGTGGCTGGCGGCGTCGAGCAGGTCACGGATGCTCACCTGGCGGTTCATCGCCACCTGCGGTGCGGCGGCGGCGAAAGCGGCACGCAGGAACTCGAGCGAGGCACGCGCGCGCCGCGCGTCGCGTTCGGATGCCGCCTGCGCGTGTTGCGCCACGGCCTGGGCCTGGCGCGCCAGGGTGCGCTCGTGGGCGAGGCGCCAGACGAAGGCGGCGGCCACCACGAGCGCGAGCAGCGCGGTGGCGACGGCGCCGCGGTAACGGCTGATGAACTTGCGCAGGCGATAGCGGCGGGTCCAGCGCGCCGCACGCACGGGCCGGCCTTGGCGGAAGCGGTGCAGGTCGTCGCGCAGTTCGCCGACGCTGGCGTAGCGCTGCGCGGGTTCGCGTGCGGTGGCCTTGGCGATGATGCCGGCGAGCTCCGCGCCCACCGTCACCGGCGGCACCACCGGCGGATCGGACGGCGGTTCGCCGCGGTGTCCGCTGAGCAGTTCGCGCAGCAGCACGCCGAGGCTGTAGATGTCGCTGGCGGTGGTGATGGTGCCGCCGGCTTCCTGTTCCGGGCTGGCGTAGCCGTGACTGAACACGCGGGTGGAGGGTTCATTGACCGGATCGGTGCCGGCATCGACCAGGCGCGCGATGCCAAAGTCGAGCAGCTTGACCGCACCGTCGGGCGTGACCATCACGTTGGCCGGCTTGAGGTCGCGGTGCACGACCAGGTGGCTGTGCGCGTGCGCGA carries:
- a CDS encoding right-handed parallel beta-helix repeat-containing protein, encoding MRLTLLIMGLLPACVFAANCVRPGDSVFASSFDIPAQRAFYVASNGSNGADGSLATPWRTIQHGIDVAQAGDLVCVRGGIYNELVSMTRSGSLAAGPIVLQSVPGETAIIDGTGLPIPDGQYGLVTLIDVSHVSVQGLELRNYTTASTALVPIGMYVTGAGTRIRLLDNHIHAIRNTGNGCAANAFGLKVDGTRAPQSINDLIIAGNDIHDLVLGCSESFSLDGNVENWIISNNRVHDTNNIGIGAIGFEGVAPNPAFDQARDGLIVGNHVYNISSFGNPAYGNEYAADGIYVDGGKRITIEHNRIHHVDIGIEVASEHAGRTSSEVIVRNNLVYSGNSAGISIGGYDASVGGSTAVEIYGNTLVRNDQAGTGSGEFQIQYHATNNRFANNILYASSDGVLISAYTGDTPAPAILNHNLYWTDSGSTPAWTWLGTEYNTLASYRSASGQDGASLFDNPDFFDLVAPDLRLQTGSPGINAGSDPGNGLAGLLDFAGLPRIQGAAIDIGAHER
- a CDS encoding serine/threonine-protein kinase, which translates into the protein MNTMQSPLTELAPHFERLCELPEPQRSQLLASLPLDADQRARLAAMLAADALGDDRLDRLISEGAARLQAGAVGAHDKFGPWRPVRELGAGGMGTVLLAERADGQFQREVAIKLLRGFPTHDAIRRLRHERQILASLDHPNIARLLDGGETAQGQPWLVIEYVPGQRLLDHVLTQRLGLAQRLDLFDAMLDAVAHAHSHLVVHRDLKPANVMVTPDGAVKLLDFGIARLVDAGTDPVNEPSTRVFSHGYASPEQEAGGTITTASDIYSLGVLLRELLSGHRGEPPSDPPVVPPVTVGAELAGIIAKATAREPAQRYASVGELRDDLHRFRQGRPVRAARWTRRYRLRKFISRYRGAVATALLALVVAAAFVWRLAHERTLARQAQAVAQHAQAASERDARRARASLEFLRAAFAAAAPQVAMNRQVSIRDLLDAASHELAQRDDAVLVQSMQRLLASLYGELGESVRAAELMRAGLHGLVPTDRAEALELAGDLDTLANQRGITGDIAGARAAAQQAAQWRERFAPGERSERARSLANLAIIEHRDGKDEAAIPLLREALGSASETAALPLELQVDIAQNLASLSATAGDPALALAVADAALARLAAQRPKDAPSRVGLLLAKAVALRTSGDANAAATLLREAIALHARVVDPGGVRMMYLTNELALALNDLGRYREAAEQLAQSERFRLDVGIQGTQDEAIGLLNSAGVLESAGDYAAAKPLYREALAVFDQAGLAADHQARRRALRAQARTLGLAGEHARALEMLTRLRADSARIDGVDSAEYAMLTWQLVVLARQMHRPDRGLPMLEEVTRLWQALVPPEHPLFLHIHRARAAFAMDMGDLERADQEQAAAVAGFERADTAPVDLAIARSELAGIRLRQGDRVGARELLHAALPVLRETLLAHEVSRAAAERLATRLGLAEP